ACTTCACTGCGTCATTTTTACCTCTCCATATTGCCAGAGTTTTCTGTGGCAACTGCTCAAAAATCTCCTTTTATGTCCTactcttcttcatccattctgtTCTTCCAGGAGTAGCCCCCTACTCTTTCTAAATCTAGTATAATTTAGCCTTCCTGATTCTCCAATTGTTCATGCAAACTTTATCCCAGTAAGGTAAGCAGAAGTCCTGATAGCTGAGTGAGTGTATACAGAAACGTTTTTATAAGGTGAGAGAgggtgagtggataaagaaaagcTATGAATGCTGAGACGTTAATAGTTCTGCCCCTGACACCTTGATAAACATAATCTAattctgccttatttttttttttctggtttaggAAAGACTGGTGAAACTAAGCTACCACGTGTACGGTTCATTCCAGATAAAACCGCTTCATTTGAAAGAGATAAAACTAGTTTTCCTGATGTTCCAAGAGATCAGTCACAACCCCCTGTTAATATTCAAAATCTCTTTCTTGATCATCATGTACAAAAAAGAGTGACTACTATTTCAACAACCACAAAATCTTCTAAGCATGTCTATTGGCACATTCCAGAGACTGCTACTGGTTCCATATTTTTTCCCAAGTGTTGTTCAGCTTCAAGTCGAATTTTTGGGAAAGAAACAAGCAAGATGGAAAGTTCCAGAAAATCAGAAGagccattaaaaataacaaatatttatgctaACATTTTAAAAGGGATTCTGATTCTCTCCTCAGAGTTCTCCAAATTACCAAGTGCCCCTTCTTCAGTGCCCACTCCCAAACTCAAGGAAGTTCATTCTGACCAGTTTTTACAAATGAGCAGTACCTATACTTTTAAGCAGCCCCTGTTACGTTTAAGTGCAACAGTGCCAATCCCTGTACCGAGGACTATACCTGTTAAAGCTGAAAGTCAGCAGTCTGACCGTTTACAATGTCGTACGGTGACACTAAATATTAAAGATTTTCCAGGTTCCATTTTCACACCGACGCCAGTTTTACCAAGGAAACCTCTAAGACAGTCTGTGATAGGTAAATCCAGTCTGAACATGGTCTGTAATAATGGGGTCAAGTAGAGCAAAAGGGAGAGAAGGCATCCAAGCATATGGTGGTTCCCCCTTGGGTCTGCAAGGGGGATGGTGGGATCCCTTTTCACCTGTACATTTAATATATGGGGCAGAATGCAGTAGCAGAAATCCTGACCTTGCAGGTCTGCCAAGGGCAAACTGGGAACTCCACCcagatggtggtgatgggaaCCAGATAAAGCAGTTCAAAGGATCAGAAAAGCTCACATAAAGGAGGAGTGTGAATGAACAGTCGTCTGTAAGGTGGTCTAGATGAACTCTAGAAGCAGAATGCCAGTGCTCATGGATGCCTTCATGGGCACTTTTCCATGGATAACTTCAATTCATTAAAAGATGAACAATTATAATGAAGTCATAATACCCTCAACATGAATTTTCACACGAATTTAAACATTatcctattttaaatttttttcctagaaagtcATGTAACAGAATATGAACGTGTAGAAAGTGTCCCAAAGCAAAGCATGCTGAACGTATGTGAAGGTAAATGCTAGgtttatatcattcttttaaaaattgtatatatgatTATCTCTCCATAAAAGTATTtgtgattttgtgtgtttgtgtatatgtgtgtgattcACACATATGTCCCACCTCATTTTCCATTCCTTAAGCTATTTACTCAGCAACTATTTTTAGAGTGTTGACTATAAACCCAACTTTGTACTGATGTTGGGAACATATAAGATGGAGTATTCTTAATCTGGATGGAGAAGATAGACATGCAATCATGACAGTTAACTGCTTGCCATGTGCcagcactgttttaagtgctttgacCTTAGTTACCtagcagaaacaaatgagaaatcaTCTTTAGAGAAAGATTACATCATCCTACGTCTCACACTATTTCTATAAACGATTTCACAAATACAGTGTATAGTAAACAATTCACAATTGTCAGgtacacaaagaaaaacaaaatgaatgaaaactagCAGCAACAGTAAGCAGTAGAAACATACCCACAGGAGTTCCAGCTATTAGAATGATCagattcagatttttaaataaccTAATGACTTTTGGTTCTAGCCAAGACTGAGTAGCTTGTATTGGACAATCCCTCCCACCAAAATCAGTTATTAAAGCTGcccacaaatatataaaataaccacTGAGGTTACTGGAGAGTAACCCTTGTAAGCATGACTTGAGTGGTTACCATCTTGGAAATAAGCTGAATTAGCTGTACATTTACCTTGGCTTTTTCTTGAGGGGATTTGTGGTGTTGGCGAACAGGGCACAGGTAGAAAGAAGGTGATAGTTTTACTGGATTGAAGAGATAGCAGTCAGACGTCAGAGTTGACAAGATAGCTGGGATAGAGGGGTAATATATCAGAGAGGAGAGAACGGAATTCAAATACCTGCATACAAACTCCCATAAGAGTGTTGGCTGATTTCTAAGCTGGGCATGTACAGGACAATACGCTAAGAAACACAGCAGAAACCATCAGCTGAGATGCTAAGGAAGTGCACCTAGATTTTGACAGTTGCACAGAAGGCAATTATTGGAGGTCAAGCTCTGCTGAAATGAAGGGGCCTTGGTAAACACACTGGGCTTTCAGTTGCAGACCCAGAAGACCTATGCCTTGGGAATAAGAATGATGCTCTAGGAGAAAGGACAAAACTAAAATAGGTTATCCCCTACAAAACTCAAAACCAATCCTTGATAAATCAAAGTGGTACTTCCTGCCTAGTCAAAGAAAACCTAACACTTATTAGAAACAGATAATATTATCCAGaccctttaaaattttcattcacAATGTCCAGCATTAAACTTAAAAATCACAAGGCATCCTAAAAACAGGATAAAAGGTCTGGGAACCAGTAGAAAGAGGCAAAAGAAAGAGAACCATAGGATCAGGTATTGGGGTTTTCAAACAAGGatgttaaaataactatgattactatgttgaagaaaatgaaaagttgaaGAATTTTATCAGAGAACTGgaatttctgcttttaaaaattagagtcaTATAAAATTTTAGACCAGAAAAAGTAATATAACAAATTAACGATTCACAGATGTGTTTAGTAGGAGATTATACACAGAAGAACACTCCAGACataaaactttctcttttttccccagttgtattgagatacaattcacatgcAACTCTGTATAAAGTTAAGgtatacaatataatgatttgatacatgaaTATACAGTatggtgaaatgattaccacaataaattcaGTTAATACCCATCACCTGACAACTTTTTCTTGCTACAAGAAATTTTAGGCTTCACTCTCTcagaaactttcaaatatacactgTCTTATCATTAACTACAGCAGCCATAAGACTTTCTGAGCACACTACCCTTCCAGCAGTTCCCTATCCCTGTCTGTGACATAAATTAACCACTGGGTCTCCTCCACATCATAGGCCTAAACCAGTCATGTTACCATTTCTGACTTAGGGAGTTTATTCCACTCTGGTGTTTCCCTCTTTGAAAAGTTCCCAGGGAAGTTTAAGCATCCTGAGATCCTTCAGAGATCTTTCAGGGAATTTCTAACCACCTCTGCACCTCCATCTCCCTCCTTTTCACTCAAAAATCAACTGCTTGAGCTTAGCCCATAAGTGTGGGTGGGCAGGAAGCAGGCCACAGACTTAATTCTTAACTCATTCTCCATTCCTCTTGCTCCATTCCCTCCCAAAAGACAAGGAATCTCCATATCACATCATACATCTTTCTTCATTCTGTGGTTAACTTTCACATCGATTGACCTGAAATGGGCACAAAGGCCTATTTTAGAAATTAACAACTGAACATTGTTTTCTTTGGTCTAGGATGCCTCGTTTCTTCTCATTGAAGCAATGGTATAAGAATTATTCAGATGATAAAATATGCTGCAGCAAGTAATACAGCAAGAATGGCTGGaagtgtaaaatatatttcaaaatattttcctgcCACACCTGGGTGTGTGCTTGAACATGCCATTTTTGACAAAAGGGGAAACCCACAAGGGTTGTGATAAAGTAAATGTAGGTGGTCGCTGTTTGGCTACTCCTGAGTTGtctgcttccccccacccctttcttgTGTGAGGTCTTTAAACTGAGGGAAGAGCTTAGTTACATAGGGTATTTGAATCATGCATCAATGCGATATTAAAGCAAAAAGCAAGATTTCTCCTTGGGATATGATCTCTATCTGATATATGCTTATATGATGTCCTTTATTCATTTTGTGAAGAAAGAAGTTGTTTATGTAATTCAtcataaaataagatgtttttacaTATAGCACAAGACTCAGACTGATGGAATCTAAATTATTGAGGTAGATATCTATGAGCTTATGGTTTTCTTTTGGGAAGAAAAGTTTGCTATCTAATATTAGTCTGCTAtctaatattaaaatgtttggCCAACAGAACCAACTGAGGTTGGGTGGATGGAGGTTATAGGGAATCTCCAACATGAGGTTGGGTGGGTGAAAGTTATGGGGAATCTCTTCCAAAGGAGGCATCCAGGTAACCTATTTATGATGACTTACTGTTATCATAACATGAATACCTTTTAACTTTCACTCTAAGTGATGACACATTTACGTTTcctgtcttgttttgtttatttaggtaGCATTAAATCTAGAAAAATCGAAACCTCAGTGTCACATATCGTACATTGTGAAGGTTTTAAGGCTGTTGTGGCAACACGCTATGGAACAGTAACAGCCATGACCAAGATGGCCATAGTAACCTGTCAAATTCATGGAAGAAATGCACTTAATCTTAAGGTATACTACGTCTTCTCAATGGCAACTTCCTGTTGTATTATCGGTCATTTTTGTTTTAGGTTTCCTAACTTAGGTTATTCTCCATGGTAttgaaggaacaacataaagtGGTGGTGGTTGAGGGAGTAATGGAGTTGTACAGTAACAAAACTTTTGTGTGCTGTTGAAGTTAACTTGGTATCAATCCAAACTAGATGTTTTAAATTTAGGATGCTGATCGTAATCTTCATGGTAACCACTCCTAAGAAACTATCTTAAAAATGTACACAAAAGGGAATGAGAAAGGAATCAACATGACAGattacaaaaaattaattaaacaccAAGGAGGCAGTAATGTAGTAAACGtggaataacaacaacaacaaaaattccagaaaaggcaaaactatggtgaCAGTAAATATATCAGTGGTTGTAAGGGattttggagggagggagggaaggatgaataggaggaacacaggggatttttagggcagtgaaattattctgtagGATACTGTCATAATGGATACACATTTCATTATACATCTGTCAAGACCCATTGAATATACAACAAAAGGTCTGAACTCTAACATAATTTACAGATTTATGTTGATAATGATGTGCTAATGTTAGTCCACTGATTGTGACAAATATACTGGTGTGTGAGATGTTGATGTCGGGAGATGTACTGGATGTGTGTGGGGAAGGGGTATGtggaaaagaaagatctcaaataagtAACCTAACTTTGCACTTTAAGGAACTTgaacaaaagagcaaactacacccaaaattagcagaaagaaggaaataaagattagaacagagataaatgaaacagaggatagaaaagcaatagagagaatcaatgaaaccaaaagttagttctttgaaaagaatgaCAAAGTTGACCTTtggctagactaagaaaaaatagagagaaggtccaaataaataaaatcagaaatgaaaatggaaacatttctACTGGCTTCACAGAAGCagaaaggattataagagaatactatgaacaactgcaTGCCTGCAAATTAAATATCCTAGATGAAATGAAACATTTTCTAGTAAAacataaattaccaaaactgactcaacaACAAATAGAAATTTGAGCAGAcctataaaaagtaaagagattgaataaataatcaaaacctcccaacaaagaacaGTGCAGGTCCAGATAGCTTTATGGGTGAATTCTGCTAATcgtttaaagaaaaaggaacatatATACTTCTCtaaatctttcagaaaataaaagaggaaggaacaccacCCAATTCCACTGTTGTGCTGGTGGAGGGGGCGGGAATCCCACATCACCCAACAGTTCttggacaccagctgggtgtcctacaattcaactcaattctgacactatctacccagagataACATCAGATTCCACACGTAAAGTGCTCAGTCCCATAAGACTGCTCTACACTTCAGACGCCAATCACAAGCCCAGGTGGTTACCTGTGATTCTGACCAACCACCTACAGACTGGAGGTTCCAAGGACCCCCTCCAACTCAGGATGCCAATCACAAGTTGTTACCTATAGTTCTGAttgactggctataaatcagaaatTCCCACGACCACTCCTGATTAATtcgctagagtggctcacagaactcaggaaagctaTTTACTTACTtgattactggtttattacaaaggatattaaggGATGTGAATCAACAGTTATATGAAGAAAAACATAGGACATGGTATGAGGAAAGGGTGTGGAGACCCTACACCCTCTCCAGGTGCTACTCTCCCCAAATTTCCACGTGTTCACagacctggaagctctccaaatccTGTCCTTCtggtttttatggaggtttcattaatagtataattgattaaatcattggccactgcTGATTGAGCTCAGTCTTCAATCCCTTTCCCTCTTCAGAGGTGaggggactgaaagttccaaccttctaatcacatggttggttcttcTGACACCCAGCCCCTTTCAAAAGTCACCTCACCAACATAAATCCAGTTGTTGTGGAAAGGtgtttgttatgaataacaagacaCCCATTTCGCCTTTATGGTTCTGATTCAATTTCAGGAGCTGAAGATAAGAGAATAAGTATTATGACAAAAGATGCTCCCATTGCTCTTATtgttcaggaaattccaagggttttgggagctgGTAGCGAGGAACCATGGATAAAGTCCAactatatatgagaaatatattttggtcattcagatgaccaaatacattttttaacaaGTAAAAATATCAACAACATATAACACATTTTATGCTATCAGTATAACCCAGATATCAAGGGAAGAtaaagacaccacaagaaaactacagatcaatatcctttgttaattaattaataaaattgctAAATCCATGAtaggattaagaaaaaaagaaacactaaataccaaattcaaaatttaaaaaggggaaatcacCACATTtcctacagacattaaaatagaaaataatgaaataataagaaCAACATTTTCCCAATAAATGCAACAActgtgatgaaatggaaaaattttttgaaaaacacaaCTTGCTGAAACAGACACAACAAGGACTAGAACATCAGAAAAGTCTTGCACCTGTAAAAAcctaattgaaattttaattaagaGCCTTCACACAGAGAAAGCTCCAGGCACAAACAGCCTCACTGGTGATTCTATCAGACaatgaagaaggaaataatatcaGTTTAGGCTAACTCCTTCAGAAATCAGAGGAGGAAGAACACTTGCTAACTCATTGTTTGATGCCTGTGTAACTCTCCTACTATCTCTTCAGATATTGCTCCCGTCTCATTCCTTTTGTCTTCTTCTTATCAGACTCCAGCTACATGTATCTTaggccttttcatcttgtcccaTATATCCCTTACTCTCTTCCTGTATCCCTTTTACTTTCTGTGCTTTATTCTGAGCATTTTCTTCTTACCTAAATTCTGGttcattcattctcttttcaGCTTTGTGAAATCTGCTGTTAAACCCTTTATCAAGTCCTTAATTTTGGTTGGTTTCTTTTATAATCTAATTTCTTTGAACTTTAAATTCTTTATCTTATAATTTGATTTTTCGAGGCTATTAATcacagttaacttttttttttgtttaacacaTCTGACGTATCCAAAATATGGACCTTCCATGGGCCTATTTCTATGGTCTATCATTTCTCTTGATTTTTGTCCAAGTATCTTTTTGCacgtctttttatttttgattgcaTGATAGATGTTGTGTAGAAATAATTTGAGGCCATAGATAATGTTATAttcttccaaaatttttttattgttgcttCTGACAGGCAAAGAGGCTAGGGGATGTTCATCTTAATCTAATCAAAATCAGCTGGTTTAATGCTGGACTTTAATTTTGGTAGAGATTTCCTGTTAAACTTCTTTCCTAAGGCTGTAGCCTTTTAGCCACCTCATATCAAGTTTGAAGTCCCTTCTCCTTGGGAAGCCCTGAATTCCAATTTTTGTCTCCCTAGCCCTGTGAGACTGGCTATAGTTCGCCACCACAGCTTTGGATTAGGCAAATGACTTTTGGAGAAAAATAGTGTTGAGTGCTGTGTTTAACACCCTGAGATTCCCTTCTTTCTGGAATTTTGGCTTCTTAAGACCTAGCTACTTTAGTCATTCTCCAAGTCTTTGTTGTGTtgtgtttgtttccatttttggttTTAGTTGAAGGGCTGGTTTGAAACAAGGCTGTTGCCCATTAGTATAAGTGAAAAAATCAGATTATCTGGTTTTGAAgtgaattactttatttatttatttatttttaaataaatttatttatttttggctgcgttgggtcttcactgctgcacacaggctttctctagttgtggcgagcagggcctactcttcattgcagtgcataggcttctcattgtggtggcttctcttgtttcggaacacgggctctaggctcacgggcttcagtagttgtggtgcatgggctcagtagttgtggctcgtgggctctagagcgtaggctcagtagttgtggtgcatgggcttagttgctctgcagcatgtgggatcttcccggtccagggcttgaacctgtgtcccctgcactggcaggtggattcttagccactgtgccaccagggaagtcccaaagtgaATTACTTTAAATCAGAGGTTGGCAAAGTTTTTCTGTAATGGGACAGATAAGTAAAATTTTAGACTTTGAAGTCtacatggtctctgtcacaattaATCAACTCTGTTGTGTAGTATAAGAACAGCCATATTACAACACCCAAACTtagagtgtggctgtgttccaataaaactttatttatagaaacaGGTGGCAGACTGTAGCTCACTGATTCCTGCTTTAAATCGAGGAAGAGTATATCTTCTAAAGAGTTAAATGGAGCTAGTCAAGAGAAACATCTACTTACACAGTcatcaatattattttaaaagaatatttgacTCCAGAGTAGAATCCTGAGCTCTGTGGGGAtgatataaaagaattaaaagtaataaCTTCTAATCTATCTCATGGACTTATTAAGGAAACAGATTTTACATGAATAGAatttacacacaaaaaatgtacTGATTAATTTAATACAGACTCAGTGCATCAATGCTTAAATGTTGCTAGAGCAATTCAAGAGCTTGAGAAAGCCTCCACTTTCTTGGTGTTGTTTAATTCTTCACATCCTTATCATGGTAACTGCAGCAAACAGGTTTTATGATGGGATGGTAAAAGAGAGATCCAGCATACCTATGCTGGGCAGACCTCATAGTATATCCACAGTGAAGGTTCCTGGGATTCCATGAGGCAATAAGAAGGTCCTGGATAGTCACTCATTCAGCCAATATTTAGTAATAACCCACTATGTACCCAGTGGTAAACTATGTATCTCATTATGTATCAGtgtgcaaaacagaaaaaaaaaacctatttcatGGAGCTTATACTTTAGTGGGATGAgatcatacatacatacatttatatatagtcTGTCCTCTGGTGATAAgagttatgaagaaaaataaagcaagtggAGGGGACAGAAAGCCATCAATGGGGCACTGGTTTGAGAGGTTGCTATTTGTGATAGGATGTGATGACTTACGAGCAGACAGCTGCCTATAAGCAACCTGTGAATGAAGTGAGAAGATACTTCATGGGAATAGATGGGGGAAGAgttttccaggcagaagaaaatgTAAAGGCACTAGTTATCTGAGCACACTTAGTGGAATGATTACAGACTGTGACAGACACTTTCCTGCTACATAATTTAGTGTACTACTAGTTATGTCGAGAAGAGATGAATGTTTAGTGACAGGAAGAAAGAACACCTACTCTTCTATAGGTGTATATTTCTACCAACATCTAGACATTTACAAATATTGATACTTTAATAAGAGGTCAGTCTTGAAACCAGTACTGTCAATTCTAAGATTCTTTAGCCATGAACCTCATCTCTCTCATACAGTGCATGCCATAACCCAATGCATTGGTAGCAATGCCTCCCTTCACTATAAGCTGAGGTTTGATCCTTCAGCATTAGAGTTCCTTGGTTCATTCAGCTGAACACTACTGATTCTATGATACTTAAGAAACAAATGTACCAACTTTCCTGGAATATTAAAGATACTGGGGGCACTAAGCATGTCTTGGTCAATTTGGGCTGCTATGACAAAATGCCATAGAGTGGCTTAAAAAATggacatttacttctcacagttctggtggctggGAAGTCTGACACTGAGGTGTCAGCcaatttggttcctggtgagcgCTCTCTTTTTCACAGCTGACtttttgctgtatcctcacatgtgGAGAGAAAGAGATCTCTGGTCCActgttcttataaggacactgattCCATCGTGAGGGCTCCATCCTTAAGACCTCATCTAATCCAAATTACTTCCCAAAGACTTCACTTCTAAATGCCATCATGTTGGGGATTAGagcttcaacaaatgaattttgggggaacatgaacatttagtccataacaaaAGCATATGTTTTCCTCAATCAGAAATTGGCATATTTAAGCAAGAAATTTTAAGAAGACGTTAGATTAATAGAAAGATAACagagaaatagaagtagaaacatgaaaaaaagaggGGGTAaagagaattaaatataaaatatatttaattacttATTTCAGCATGTAGTGgacagtcaataaatgtttgcttgtTATTAACTGAAATAATGCCTTTCACACATGTAACACTATATTTATTACAGATGTAAATActtagtttttctatttttttctttacatatttaagaaattattatcatgaaagactaaaataaatgaatggaagatTATTATAGGCTTGTTATTAGGTCACACATTTAGATTAtgtgctcatttttttaaacactaatataaaatattttgtgcatGGTAAATAATTCTTATCTCTTGTCACTTTCTTTTAGGGCTTTTTTCTCCTGAATTGTCCAGACCTAACATCTTTGGCTTTCCAATTGATATATCTTAATTTATCATATAATAACATCGGTTACTTTCCCACAGAAGTGAgtccatttttattattgtatatattgtcataatttattattattaataattataatttaaaaatagacactTATGATACCCTGGAGttactataaataaatatattttggattgTATCCTAAAAGGCTTATTTTTAGAAGTACCAAAAGTATAGTACATTTTTCTTAGCAAGTCCCATGACACAATCCCCAAAGACTGTGTTATGGTCAGGCTCTCAAATATGTTCTCATAATTGTACAAcgtatataaaattatttatttttctgattctgaATAAAACCTAAGATATACTTTATCCATGCTAATTGGAAGCTTTAAAGGCAATGTTTAGTGACAAGGTAATATGATGTTGTAACAAGTTT
The genomic region above belongs to Pseudorca crassidens isolate mPseCra1 chromosome 18, mPseCra1.hap1, whole genome shotgun sequence and contains:
- the LRRC63 gene encoding leucine-rich repeat-containing protein 63, giving the protein MQNHPQLLRRPLPPNLPKLSLCQKKARAGKTGETKLPRVRFIPDKTASFERDKTSFPDVPRDQSQPPVNIQNLFLDHHVQKRVTTISTTTKSSKHVYWHIPETATGSIFFPKCCSASSRIFGKETSKMESSRKSEEPLKITNIYANILKGILILSSEFSKLPSAPSSVPTPKLKEVHSDQFLQMSSTYTFKQPLLRLSATVPIPVPRTIPVKAESQQSDRLQCRTVTLNIKDFPGSIFTPTPVLPRKPLRQSVIESHVTEYERVESVPKQSMLNVCEGSIKSRKIETSVSHIVHCEGFKAVVATRYGTVTAMTKMAIVTCQIHGRNALNLKGFFLLNCPDLTSLAFQLIYLNLSYNNIGYFPTEIFCLKNLQILNLRNNPIKEIPSTIQQLKFLRTFNIAFNLITTLPPGLFCLFNLEELDISYNSIAFIPNEIQKLRSLETLIVDGNELTSFPHAILKLNLKKVLFENNFTHPSFWKENSMNSPQHLTQLTSLFFLKNNLHKYYNVIPVEIQKLLKCTSRCEWCHGPMFGEGFRIIRSCNIFGVTQFPVIFYVCSSSCYRKVKESNFVFNNVPGERISLNPELMNHTVIYESHFKSH